Proteins encoded within one genomic window of Cucumis sativus cultivar 9930 chromosome 3, Cucumber_9930_V3, whole genome shotgun sequence:
- the LOC116402917 gene encoding LOW QUALITY PROTEIN: uncharacterized protein LOC116402917 (The sequence of the model RefSeq protein was modified relative to this genomic sequence to represent the inferred CDS: inserted 2 bases in 2 codons; deleted 1 base in 1 codon) — MESIVTTTPESSMSRSSNHSVSITSSDLDAQLNPFILHHSISTTTNLVSTPLAGSKNYSSWSRVMMLALSGKNKVGFITGLIKKPSEARGKGKVVVETAQSSNPVQDTDDPIYPPGFTPRHMNATQSQTAQHYVAMNPLFDVPPPVPDIEQLEAQAKIQDMGQNENTPAKQKLDVLEERLRAIEGTDVYGNIDATQLCLVPGLIIPTKFKVPEFDKYDGSSCPRSHLIMYCRKMAAHIGNDKLLIHCFQDSLTGPATRWYIQLDNAHIHVWKDLADAFLKQYKHNIDMAPDRLDLQRMEKKSSESFKEYAQRWRDIAAEVQPPLTDKEMTFMFMNTLRAPFYDRMIGNATTNFSDIIVIGERIEYGIKHGRLIETSAEYGGLKKGATPKKKEGEVHAIGFPNLGNHKSTFGQRKHDQSFPSYISNVTHIPYNNYVPTHSPSGAPKLVNSNFSRPFVQGQGSKTNSETFRFDPIPMTYTELLPQLVHNRQLAPIPINPIQPPYPKWYDPNARCDYHAGGVGHSTENCLALKRKVQSLINAGWLSFKKAGEKPDVNNNPLPNHENSKVNAIDCFVGKCKNEVHEIRMPMETLFEGLFEAGYVSLEYLDPNIRYEGYDEGKRCIFHQGVAGHPIQRCCTFRSKVQQFMDSKILTVYEGQGKDEMKDNKICTLMGEVAKKENPFLPRPLTVFYQENRNKSSSCNPKQLIVEVPSPFKFKDLKAVPWRYDCQVITGPSVDNITGISGITRSGRCYKPDNLTAPSSSLTLGQGRKSEKRNVNEHDKEQDVEMSVIAKDIECKKPVTDEAANEFLKIVKQSEYKIIEQMHNTPARISLLSLFLNSEPHRKVLLDILNKAHVGHDISVEKFSGIIGSITSSNSIVFTDDEIXPEGLGHIKALHIQVKYKDYVIARVLVDNGSALNIMPKSTLLKLPVDMSYIKSSTMVVRAFDGSRREVIGDIELPIKIGPCTFNIVFQVMEITPTYSFLLGRPWIHSAGVVPSTLHQKLKFIVGSKMICLMGEEDFLITKPISTPYVEATEEALECSFRSFEIAHATMMEATAGEVIKSHMPKVTTKRMMRSGGYGLNQSLETLLNTPSNEGRFGLGYMPNVYDKIRLQKEKKKRCLEKQGMMVFDPSLKFIPALYDTFKSAGISYSSRDSDSKHCLLTKMESLSIAAVAQEASFEDETVYACPPNFELNNWDVSSLCFLSCILQIKHKSPNFFIDNIHKNEDVSNSSSTLDTLIYTMESDKESDDENAGRISSELLRLVEEEDKVLGPHQELVEVINLGSQEESKEVKIGTSMTSETRKKIINLLREYSDIFAWSYQDMPGLNTDIVVHRVPLKPECNPVRQKLRKMKPDILIKIKEEVQKQIEAGFLTVSKYPEWVANIVPVPKKDGKVRMCVDYRDLNRASPKDNFPLPHIDMLVDNTAGYSTFSFMDGFSGYNQIKMAEEDREKTTFITLWGTFCYKVMPFGLKNAGATYQRAMVTLFHDMMHKEIEVYVDDMIAKSKANEDHTTILQKLFDRLRKYQLKLNPSKCTFGATSGKLLGFIVSEEGIKVDPDKVKAIMDMPSPETEKEVRAFLGRLNYISRFISHLTPTCEPIFKLLRKNNPGKWNEDCEEAFNKIKQYLQSPPVLIPPAPGRXLILYLTVLEGSMGGVLGQHDLSGKKEHAIYYLSKKFTDYESKYSMLERTCCALVWTAHRLRQYMLYHTTWLISKMDPIKYIFEKPSLSGRIAKWQVLLSEYDIVYVTKKAIKGSALADHLAAQPVADYEPMSVDFPDENIFLVENDATDHETWIMLFDGASNELGHGIGVVLISPKGKVFPLTAKLCFECTHNIAEYEACIMGLQAAIDMSVKKLKVLGDSMLVIHQVKEEWETRDAKLVPYSQYIAKLSQNFEKISFDHVHREDNRMADALATLAVMFNLNLEYELYPIQITKRDAPAYCMNIENDNKPWYFDIKQYIKCREYPYGASKNDKRTIRRLAMNFFLSGEVLYKRNHDMVLLRCVDVEEAKQIMIEIHEGICGTHANGHTMARQIPRSGYYWTTMESDCIKYARECKKCQIYMDRIHAAASPLHVLSAPWPFSLWGIDVIGPIDPKASNGHRFILVAIDYFTKWIEAASYCNVTRGVVLKFIKKELICRYGLPEGIITDNAKNLNNKMMDELCEKFKINHRNSTPYHPKMNGAVEAANKNIKRIIEKMTTTYKDWHEILPFALHGYRTSVRTSTGATPFSLVYGMEAVLPLEVEIPSLRVLMEAKLKLDEAEWIRGRYEQLNFIEEKRLTALSHGQLYQKRLMRAYNKKVHPRSFREGDLVLKRILPFLKDHRGKWTPNYEGPFVVKKAFSGGALLLTNMDGVELKNPVNSYYVRRYYA; from the exons caagaggaaaaggaaaagtcgTCGTAGAAACAGCACAATCAAGTAATCCGGTTCAAGACACCGATGATCCCATTTATCCCCCAGGATTTACGCCACGCCACATGAACGCTACACAGTCTCAAACTGCTCAACACTATGTTGCTATGAATCCACTTTTTGATGTTCCACCTCCTGTCCCAGATATAGAACAATTGGAAGCTCAGGCTAAAATTCAAGACATGGGGCAAAATGAAAACACTCCGGCTAAGCAAAAACTAGATGTTTTGGAAGAAAGATTGCGAGCAATTGAAGGGACTGATGTTTATGGAAATATAGATGCAACACAGTTGTGTTTAGTACCGGGTTTGATCATTCcaacaaagtttaaagttcccgaatttgacaaatatgatggATCATCGTGTCCAAGGAGTCATCTTATAATGTATTGTAGAAAGATGGCAGCGCATATTGGTAATGATAAATTGTTGATCCATTGCTTTCAGGACAGTTTGACTGGTCCAGCTACTCGATGGTATATTCAATTAGATAATGCACACATTCATGTTTGGAAGGATTTAGCTGATGCATTTCTAAAGCAATACaaacataatattgatatggctccagatcgtttagacttacaacggatggagaagaaaagttcAGAAAGCTTTAAAGAATATGCTCAACGATGGAGAGATATAGCCGCAGAGGTTCAACCACCATTAACAGACAAAGAAATGacatttatgtttatgaataCTTTGCGGGCGCCGTTCTATGATCGAATGATTGGTAATGCTACAACCAATTTTTctgacattattgttattggtgaaagaattgaatatgGGATAAAACATGGGAGGTTAATAGAGACTTCAGCTGAGTATGGTGGATTAAAGAAAGGAGCAACAcctaagaagaaagaaggtgagGTTCATGCAATTGGTTTTCCTAATTTAGGGAACCACAAATCAACTTTTGGCCAAAGAAAACATGACCAAAGTTTTCCTTCATATATAAGCAATGTTACTCATATCCCTTATAACAACTATGTACCAACCCACTCTCCCTCTGGAGCCCCAAAACTTgttaattcaaacttttctcgACCGTTTGTACAAGGTCAGGGTAGCAAGACCAACTCAGAAACATTTCGATTTGACCCAATTCCTATGACATATACAGAGCTTTTACCTCAGCTAGTTCATAATCGACAGTTAGCTCCTATCCCAATAAATCCTATACAACCTCCTTATCCAAAATGGTATGATCCAAATGCTCGATGTGATTATCATGCCGGAGGAGTGGGACACTCAACTGAAAATTGTTTAGCTTTGAAAAGGAAGGTGCAATCTTTAATTAATGCTGGATGGTTGAGCTTCAAAAAAGCTGGTGAGAAGCCGGATGTCAACAACAATCCACTTCCTAatcatgaaaattcaaaagtgaaTGCGATAGATTGTTTTGTTGGAAAGTGTAAAAATGAAGTTCATGAGATAAGGATGCCTATGGAAACACTTTTTGAAGGTCTTTTTGAAGCAGGATATGTTAGTTTGGAATATTTAGACCCCAATATAAGATACGAAGGATACGATGAAGGCAAACGTTGTATATTCCATCAAGGAGTTGCAGGCCACCCTATCCAACGATGTTGTACATTTAGATCTAAAGTACAACAATTTATGGATTCGAAGATACTCACAGTATACGAAGGACAAGGAAAAGATGAGAtgaaagacaataaaatatgTACATTAATGGGTGAAGttgcaaaaaaggaaaatcccTTTTTACCAAGGCCTTTGACAGTCTTTTATCAAGAAAATCgtaataaatcaagttcctgCAATCCTAAACAACTCATTGTCGAAGTACCGAgtcctttcaaatttaaggATTTGAAAGCGGTGCCATGGCGGTATGATTGCCAAGTCATTACAGGTCCTTCAGTTGATAATATTACAGGAATCAGCGGGATAACTCGAAGTGGAAGATGTTATAAACCAGATAATTTAACAGCTCCTTCAAGTAGTTTAACATTGGGGCAAGGGAGGAAAagtgagaaaagaaatgtgaatGAACATGACAAAGAGCAGGATGTAGAGATGTCTGTCATAGCAAAAGATATAGAATGCAAAAAACCTGTTACAGATGAGGCAGCAAACGAATTcttgaaaatagtaaaacaaagTGAGTATAAGATCATAGAGCAAATGCATAATACTCCAGCTcgaatttctttattatctttgtttttaaattcagAGCCTCATCGCAAAGTGctattagatattttgaataaGGCACATGTTGGACATGACATTTCAGTGGAAAAGTTCAGCGGAATTATTGGAAGCATTACGTCTTCAAATTCTATAGTCTTCACGGATGATGAAA CCCCTGAAGGTTTAGGCCATATAAAAGCACTGCATATTCAAGTGAAGTACAAGGATTATGTTATAGCAAGAGTTTTAGTGGATAACGGTTCAGCTCTTAATATAATGCCTAAATCTACACTATTAAAGCTCCCAGTGGACATGTCATACATCAAATCAAGTACTATGGTAGTGAGAGCTTTTGATGGATCACGAAGAGAAGTAATTGGTGACATTGAATTACCAATCAAAATTGGCCCATGTACTTTCAATATAGTCTTtcaagtaatggagataacaCCTACTTACAGCTTTTTGTTAGGTCGTCCTTGGATTCACTCTGCAGGAGTGGTGCCATCTACATTGcatcaaaaattgaaatttattgttggGAGTAAGATGATTTGTTTAATGGGAGAGGAAGATTTTCTGATAACAAAACCGATATCAACCCCATATGTGGAGGCAACAGAAGAAGCTTTAGAGTGTTCTTTTCGCTCTTTTGAAATTGCTCATGCAACTATGATGGAAGCAACTGCAGGTGAAGTAATAAAGTCACACATGCCTAAAGTTACGACAAAAAGGATGATGAGAAGTGGAGGATATGGTTTGAATCAAAGCTTGGAAACACTTCTAAATACACCAAGCAATGAAGGGAGATTTGGTTTGGGTTATATGCCAAAcgtatatgataaaattaggcttcaaaaagaaaagaagaaaaggtgtTTGGAAAAGCAAGGGATGATGGTGTTTGATCCAAGTCTAAAATTTATACCAGCATTATATGATACTTTCAAGAGTGCTGGTATAAGTTACTCATCACGTGACTCTGATTCAAAACATTGTTTGTTAACAAAGATGGAGAGTTTATCAATTGCAGCAGTGGCACAAGAAGCATCATTTGAAGATGAAACAGTTTATGCATGTCCACCTAATTTTGAGCTTAACAATTGGGATGTT tcttctctctgctttctttcttgcatcttgcaaattaaacacaaaagtccaaactttttcatagacaACATTCATAAGAACGAAGATGTTAGTAATTCCAGTTCTACCCTTGATACCTTAATATACACTATGGAATCTGACAAAGAGAGTGACGATGAAAATGCTGGGAGAATATCCTCAGAACTGTTAAGattagtagaagaagaagataaggtCTTAGGTCCTCACCAAGAGCTAGTTGAAGTAATCAATTTGGGTTCTCAGGAGGAATCAAAAGAGGTAAAAATTGGCACATCAATGACCAGTGAAactcgaaaaaaaataatcaatttgttACGTGAGTACTCAGATATTTTTGCTTGGAGTTATCAGGATATGCCGGGGTTAAATACGGATATTGTAGTACATCGTGTTCCTTTGAAGCCAGAATGCAATCCAGTAAGACAAAAGCTACGTAAAATGAAGCCTgatatattgattaaaataaaagaggaagtacaaaaacaaattgaagcaGGATTCCTCACAGTCTCCAAATATCCTGAATGGGTGGCAAATATTGTTCCAGTACCTAAAAAAGACGGAAAAGTGAGAATGTGTGTGGACTATAGAGATTTAAATCGAGCTAGTCCAAAAGATAACTTCCCTTTACCTCACATCGACATGTTGGTGGATAACACTGCAGGATATTCAACTTTCTCCTTCATGGATGGTTTCTCAggatataatcaaatcaaaatggctgaagaagatagagaaaaaacaacattcattACCCTTTGGGGAACATTTTGCTACAAAGTAATGccttttggtttgaaaaatgCCGGGGCAACATATCAGCGAGCAATGGTTACACTTTTTCATGATATGATGCATAAGGAAATAGAGgtgtatgttgatgatatgattgcAAAATCCAAGGCAAATGAAGATCATACAACTATACTTCAAAAATTATTCGATCGGTTGAGAAAgtatcaattgaaattaaatccaTCCAAATGTACATTTGGGGCAACCTCGGGAAAACTGTTGGGATTCATTGTCAGTGAAGAAGGGATCAAAGTAGACCCAGATAAAGTGAAGGCTATCATGGACATGCCATCCCCTGAAACGGAAAAAGAAGTTCGAGCCTTTCTTGGAAGACTGAATTACATATCCAGATTTATCTCACATTTGACCCCAACTTGCGAACCAATCTTCAAGCTTTTACGTAAAAATAATCCAGGAAAATGGAATGAGGATTGTGAAGAagctttcaacaaaattaagcaatATCTACAAAGCCCACCTGTATTGATACCTCCAGCTCCAGGAC CGTTAATCCTATACTTGACGGTTTTAGAAGGTTCTATGGGTGGTGTTCTAGGACAACATGACTTATCAGGAAAGAAAGAGCatgctatttattatttaagcaAAAAATTCACCGATTATGAGTCGAAATACTCAATGTTAGAGCGAACTTGTTGTGCTTTGGTATGGACCGCTCACCGTTTGAGGCAATATATGTTATATCATACGACATGGCTTATTTCAAAAATGGATccaataaaatacatttttgagAAACCGTCATTATCTGGTAGAATTGCAAAGTGGCAAGTTTTGTTGTCAGAGTATGATATTGTTTATGTTACTAAAAAAGCAATAAAGGGAAGTGCGCTTGCTGATCATTTAGCTGCCCAACCAGTAGCAGATTACGAGCCAATGAGCGTTGATTTTCCTgatgaaaacatatttttagttgaaaatgaTGCTACGGATCATGAGACTTGGATTATGCTTTTTGATGGTGCCTCAAATGAGTTGGGACATGGGATTGGAGTTGTACTAATTTCCCCAAAAGGAAAGGTATTTCCCCTAACAGCTAAGTTATGTTTTGAATGCACTCACAATATCGCTGAATATGAAGCTTGTATTATGGGACTTCAAGCAGCAATCGACATGAGtgttaaaaagttgaaagttttggGTGACTCAATGCTAGTAATACATCAAGTCAAGGAAGAATGGGAAACAAGAGATGCTAAATTGGTGCCTTATAGCCAATACATTGCaaaattatctcaaaattttgagaaaatttcatttgacCATGTTCATAGGGAAGACAATCGAATGGCAGATGCATTAGCCACCCTGGCAGTCATgtttaatcttaatcttgagtatGAGCTTTATCCAATCCAAATTACGAAAAGAGATGCGCCGGCATATTGcatgaatattgaaaatgacaaCAAGCCATGGTATTTTGATATCAAGCAATACATAAAGTGTAGAGAATATCCATATGGAGCTTCAAAGAATGACAAACGCACAATAAGAAGGTTGGCcatgaactttttcttaagtGGTGAagttctttataaaagaaaccatgATATGGTACTCCTTCGGTGTGTTGATGTGgaagaagcaaaacaaattatgataGAAATTCATGAAGGAATATGTGGAACACATGCTAACGGACATACTATGGCCAGACAAATACCTAGATCTGGTTATTATTGGACAACGATGGAATCAGACTGCATAAAATATGCAAGAGAATGTAAAAAGTGTCAAATTTATATGGATAGGATTCATGCAGCAGCATCTCCATTGCATGTCTTGTCAGCACCATGGCCATTTTCTTTGTGGGGAATTGATGTTATTGGACCCATTGATCCTAaagcctcaaatggtcatcgTTTTATTCTTGTAGCCATTGATTACTTCACTAAATGGATAGAGGCGGCATCTTACTGCAATGTTACAAGAGGAGTGGTACTCAAGTTTATCAAAAAAGAGTTGATCTGTCGTTATGGTCTACCAGAGGGTATTATTACAGATAATGCCAAGAAccttaataacaaaatgatggACGAACTTTGTGAGAAATTCAAGATCAATCACAGAAATTCGACTCCATATCACCCCAAGATGAATGGGGCAGTTGAAGCagccaacaaaaatattaaaagaattattgagAAGATGACAACAACATACAAAGATTGGCATGAAATACTACCGTTTGCATTGCATGGATATCGCACATCAGTTCGTACTTCAACAGGGGCAACaccattttctttggtttatgGTATGGAAGCTGTCCTACCTTTAGAAGTTGAGATACCTTCATTGAGAGTTCTCATGGAAGCTAAGTTA AAGTTAGATGAAGCTGAATGGATAAGAGGTCGTTATGAGCAGTTGAatttcattgaagaaaaacgTTTGACAGCATTAAGTCATGGACAACTTTACCAAAAAAGACTAATGCGAGCATACAATAAAAAGGTACACCCTCGAAGTTTTCGAGAAGGAGATTTAGTGTTAAAAAGGATACTTCCATTTCTAAAGGACCATCGAGGAAAATGGACTCCTAATTATGAAGGTCCGTTCGTGGTAAAAAAGGCATTTTCAGGAGGAGCTTTACTTTTAACCAATATGGATGGTGTTGAGTTAAAAAATCCGGTGAATTCATATTATGTTCGAAGATACTATGCGTGA